The Rhodococcus triatomae genome includes a window with the following:
- the tyrS gene encoding tyrosine--tRNA ligase translates to MTENIIDELTWRGLIAQSTDLDALRKDLAAGPVTLYAGFDPTGPSLHAGHLVPLLALKRFQRAGHRPIVLAGGATGMIGDPRDVGERTMNSPDTVAEWADRIRGQLERFVDFDDSPTGAVIENNMTWTGKLSAIDFLRDIGKHFSVNVMLARDTVKRRLEADGMSYTEFSYMLLQANDYVHLRRDHGCRLQVGGSDQWGNIIAGVELNRRLDGESVHALTVPLVTSADGKKFGKSTGGGSLWLDPEMTSPYAWYQYFVNTGDADVIKYLRWFTFLSAEELADLEISTAERPQLRAAQRRLAAEMTTLVHGEANTRSVELASQALFGRAELGELDEATLAAALREASVSVLDPGAPSTIVDLLVLSGLCESKGAARRTVKEGGASVNNVKIADEGWTPESVDALHGKWLVIRRGKRNFAGIEVATR, encoded by the coding sequence GTGACTGAGAACATCATCGACGAACTGACCTGGCGTGGGCTCATTGCCCAGTCGACCGATCTGGATGCCCTGCGGAAGGATCTCGCCGCCGGTCCGGTCACGCTCTATGCCGGGTTCGACCCCACCGGGCCGAGCCTGCATGCCGGCCATCTGGTCCCGCTCCTGGCGTTGAAGCGCTTCCAGCGGGCCGGACATCGCCCGATCGTCCTCGCCGGGGGAGCGACCGGGATGATCGGCGACCCCCGAGACGTCGGTGAGCGCACGATGAACTCTCCGGACACGGTGGCCGAATGGGCGGACCGGATTCGTGGTCAACTCGAACGGTTCGTCGACTTCGACGACTCTCCCACCGGCGCCGTCATCGAGAACAACATGACGTGGACCGGGAAGCTGTCGGCAATCGACTTCCTCCGGGACATCGGCAAGCACTTCTCGGTGAACGTCATGCTCGCGCGCGACACCGTCAAGCGGCGGCTCGAGGCGGACGGGATGTCCTACACCGAGTTCAGCTACATGCTGTTGCAGGCGAACGACTACGTACATCTGCGACGTGACCACGGGTGCCGGCTGCAGGTCGGTGGTTCCGATCAGTGGGGCAACATCATCGCGGGCGTCGAGCTCAACCGCCGCCTCGACGGCGAGTCGGTGCATGCGCTCACCGTGCCTCTGGTGACCTCGGCGGACGGAAAGAAGTTCGGCAAGTCCACCGGTGGCGGGAGCCTGTGGCTGGATCCGGAGATGACCAGCCCGTACGCCTGGTACCAGTACTTCGTGAACACCGGCGACGCGGACGTGATCAAGTACCTGCGCTGGTTCACCTTCCTGTCCGCCGAGGAACTGGCCGATCTGGAGATCTCGACCGCGGAGCGCCCGCAACTACGGGCGGCGCAGCGCCGACTCGCCGCGGAGATGACCACGCTCGTGCACGGTGAGGCGAACACCAGGTCGGTCGAGCTGGCGAGTCAGGCACTGTTCGGCCGTGCCGAACTCGGCGAGCTGGACGAGGCCACCCTCGCCGCCGCGTTGCGGGAGGCGTCGGTGTCCGTCCTCGATCCCGGGGCTCCCTCGACGATCGTGGATCTGCTCGTCCTGAGTGGGCTCTGCGAGAGCAAGGGCGCGGCACGCAGGACGGTCAAGGAGGGTGGGGCGTCGGTGAACAACGTCAAGATCGCGGACGAGGGATGGACTCCGGAATCTGTCGACGCGCTGCACGGAAAGTGGCTGGTCATCCGCCGCGGCAAGCGAAACTTCGCCGGCATCGAAGTCGCCACCCGGTGA
- a CDS encoding DNA-3-methyladenine glycosylase, which translates to MSSERLSACAPVEAAGLILGGCLVVDDVEMEIVEVEAYGGDPDGPWPDPAAHSYRGPTPRNSVMFGPAGRLYVYRSYGLHFCMNVSTGPPGTASAVLLRAGRVLRGDESVRARRGGARPRRDWARGPGNLGSATGISLDDNGADLFDPASRVRLGLGDAARWESGPRVGVSAASERPWRLWIPGAPEVSAYRRSPRALVADSSAW; encoded by the coding sequence GTGAGCTCCGAACGTCTGTCCGCGTGTGCGCCCGTCGAAGCCGCGGGTCTGATCCTCGGCGGGTGCCTGGTCGTCGACGACGTCGAGATGGAGATCGTCGAGGTCGAGGCGTACGGGGGCGATCCGGACGGCCCGTGGCCGGATCCTGCGGCGCACTCGTATCGGGGGCCGACCCCGCGCAACAGCGTGATGTTCGGACCCGCGGGCCGTCTGTACGTCTATCGCAGCTACGGGCTGCACTTCTGCATGAACGTCTCGACCGGACCGCCCGGGACGGCGTCCGCCGTCCTGTTGCGGGCGGGTCGGGTCCTGCGGGGCGACGAGAGCGTGCGTGCACGCCGCGGCGGCGCGCGTCCGCGTCGGGACTGGGCACGTGGTCCCGGCAACCTGGGCTCGGCGACCGGGATCTCCCTCGACGACAACGGGGCCGATCTGTTCGACCCGGCTTCCCGTGTGCGCCTCGGGCTCGGCGACGCGGCCCGGTGGGAGTCGGGTCCGAGGGTCGGGGTGAGCGCGGCGTCCGAGCGGCCGTGGCGCCTGTGGATACCCGGCGCCCCGGAGGTGTCGGCCTATCGACGCAGCCCGCGTGCGCTGGTGGCCGACTCGTCGGCATGGTGA
- a CDS encoding ABC transporter ATP-binding protein, whose amino-acid sequence MTEAAAISTRELTVRRGRRMVLDGLNLDVEAGAVTGLLGPSGSGKTTLIRAVVGTQIVRSGQVTVLGEPAGSPALRHRIGYVTQSPSIYADLTVTRNVRYFASLYGRSGAAADSAIEAVGLRSHRSRLAGNLSGGQSSRVSLACALVAEPEVLLLDEPTVGLDPVLRADLWDRFADLARNGTTLLVSSHVMEEADHCATLLLLREGRLLAHVTPTGLRRRTGRERLDEAFLQLIRETGPADDTEARGEDR is encoded by the coding sequence ATGACCGAGGCGGCCGCGATCAGCACGCGGGAACTCACCGTGCGCCGCGGGCGTCGGATGGTGCTCGACGGGCTGAACCTCGACGTCGAGGCAGGCGCCGTCACCGGCCTACTCGGCCCGTCCGGGTCCGGAAAGACCACCCTCATCCGTGCCGTCGTGGGCACCCAGATCGTGCGGTCCGGCCAGGTGACCGTCCTCGGGGAGCCCGCCGGCTCCCCGGCCCTGCGTCACCGCATCGGTTACGTCACACAGTCCCCCAGCATCTACGCGGATCTCACGGTCACCCGCAACGTCCGCTACTTCGCATCCCTCTACGGGCGGTCCGGCGCCGCCGCCGACTCGGCGATCGAGGCTGTCGGACTCCGCTCGCACCGTTCCCGACTGGCGGGCAACCTGTCCGGCGGACAGTCGAGCCGCGTGTCACTGGCGTGCGCGCTCGTCGCGGAGCCGGAGGTCCTCCTGCTCGACGAACCCACCGTCGGCCTGGACCCCGTACTCCGCGCCGACCTCTGGGATCGTTTCGCCGACCTGGCCCGGAACGGCACGACACTCCTCGTGTCGAGTCACGTGATGGAAGAGGCGGACCACTGCGCAACTCTGCTTCTCCTGCGCGAGGGAAGGCTGCTCGCGCACGTCACGCCCACCGGATTACGTCGACGCACCGGCCGGGAACGCCTCGACGAGGCCTTCCTGCAATTGATCCGGGAGACCGGCCCGGCGGACGACACCGAGGCCCGGGGTGAGGACCGATGA
- a CDS encoding ABC transporter permease has protein sequence MNPRILVATTGRILAQLRSDHRTVAMILLVPTLLMVLLYFLYQDVPTAPGEPSLYSRIAVTMLGVLPFVVMFLVTSIAMQRERSSGTLERLLTTPLAKFDLLGGYAAAFSAAAIAQAALACAAAFGFLGIETAGSVAWVVTIAVLNAILGVALGLLCSAFARTEFQAVQFMPVVVIPQFLLCGLLVPRDQLPTWLEWVSNVLPLSYAVDALGQVTVHPGVTGLMLRDLAVVLGFVVVSLTLAAATLRRRTP, from the coding sequence ATGAATCCACGAATTCTGGTCGCGACGACGGGCCGGATCCTCGCCCAGTTGCGCTCCGATCACCGCACCGTGGCGATGATCCTCCTCGTTCCGACACTGCTGATGGTGTTGCTCTACTTCCTGTACCAGGACGTACCCACGGCCCCGGGGGAGCCGTCCCTGTACTCCCGGATTGCGGTCACGATGCTGGGCGTCCTGCCCTTCGTCGTGATGTTCCTCGTCACCTCGATCGCGATGCAGCGCGAACGCTCGTCGGGAACCCTCGAACGGCTACTGACCACTCCCCTGGCCAAATTCGATCTGCTCGGCGGCTACGCCGCCGCGTTCTCCGCCGCGGCGATCGCCCAGGCCGCCCTCGCCTGCGCAGCGGCCTTCGGGTTCCTGGGCATCGAGACGGCGGGAAGCGTCGCGTGGGTGGTGACGATCGCCGTGCTCAACGCAATCCTCGGCGTAGCTCTGGGCCTGCTGTGCAGCGCGTTCGCCCGGACCGAGTTCCAGGCCGTGCAGTTCATGCCGGTCGTGGTCATCCCGCAGTTCCTGCTCTGCGGCCTGCTCGTGCCCCGCGACCAGCTACCGACCTGGCTCGAATGGGTCAGCAACGTCCTCCCCCTCAGCTACGCGGTCGACGCGCTCGGGCAGGTGACCGTTCACCCCGGCGTCACCGGGCTCATGCTGCGCGATCTTGCCGTGGTCCTCGGCTTCGTCGTGGTGTCCCTCACTCTCGCGGCGGCGACGCTGCGACGCCGCACGCCGTGA
- a CDS encoding TetR/AcrR family transcriptional regulator, whose product MSARGTRPGRRPGSSSTRQEILAAARVEFARNGFDRTTIRAVASAARVDPALVHHYFGTKRGLFTASLEVPVDPSEVIAPVLELPVGDIGPALLRTVLGAWESPLRPTLAAAFRATVTESDGALLRTFLLEFVLRDLVPLVDEPAGSGRVRVQLVASQIAGLLLTRYVLTLEPLASLPVDDVVAVVGPTVQRYLTGDWGRDLTGSASSGIR is encoded by the coding sequence GTGAGTGCGCGCGGCACTCGGCCCGGACGGCGCCCGGGAAGCTCGTCCACCCGGCAGGAGATCCTCGCCGCCGCCCGGGTGGAGTTCGCGCGGAACGGCTTCGACCGCACCACGATCCGCGCGGTCGCGAGCGCAGCCCGGGTCGACCCCGCGTTGGTGCACCACTATTTCGGGACGAAACGCGGACTCTTCACCGCGTCATTGGAAGTACCGGTGGATCCGTCCGAGGTGATCGCTCCGGTCCTCGAACTCCCGGTCGGCGACATCGGGCCGGCACTGCTCCGCACCGTCCTCGGAGCCTGGGAATCGCCGCTCCGGCCCACACTCGCGGCTGCGTTCCGAGCGACGGTCACCGAGTCCGACGGCGCACTCCTGCGTACGTTCCTGCTCGAGTTCGTCCTCCGCGATCTCGTCCCACTGGTCGACGAGCCCGCCGGGTCGGGCCGGGTCCGGGTGCAGTTGGTCGCCTCCCAGATCGCCGGGCTCCTCCTCACCCGCTACGTCCTCACGCTCGAGCCGCTCGCCTCGCTGCCCGTCGACGACGTCGTCGCGGTCGTGGGGCCGACGGTCCAGCGCTACCTCACCGGCGACTGGGGACGCGACCTCACCGGGAGTGCCTCGTCAGGAATCCGCTGA
- a CDS encoding Trm112 family protein — translation MAIDPTLLSILACPQDKGPLLLIGDELLYNPRLRRAYPIDAGIPVLLVDEARDVDAAEHDQLLARADAPPSADS, via the coding sequence GTGGCCATCGACCCGACCTTGCTCAGCATCCTCGCCTGCCCTCAGGACAAGGGCCCGCTGCTGTTGATCGGGGACGAGCTGCTCTACAACCCGCGGTTGCGCCGGGCCTACCCGATCGATGCCGGCATCCCGGTCCTGCTCGTCGACGAGGCGCGTGATGTCGATGCGGCGGAACACGATCAGCTGCTCGCCCGGGCGGATGCGCCGCCGTCAGCGGATTCCTGA
- a CDS encoding AMP-binding protein has translation MRVRANSVIGPVRRVVATAQNGLEVVRLGGLATDITRSPYVVVERTPMYRLRRYFTDAETGEAGPPIVLVPPMMMSADVYDVTKDQGAVSVLREMGIDPWVVDFGEPDVEEGGWDRNLADHVIAISDIVEFVRRQTGRKVHLAGYSQGGMFAYQAAAYRRSRDIASLITFGSPVDTLAGLPFGIPAEVASNAADFLADHVFSRLAVSGWMARTGFQLLDPVKTLRSRVEFLLQLHDREALLPREQQRRFLATEGWVGWSGPAVAELLKQFIAHNRMMTGGFVIKDTVVSLAEISTPILAFLGEVDDIGQPVAVRGIQQAAPSADVFESSLRAGHFGLVVGSAAVSHSWPTTGEWVLWREGEGGKPAEVYAMRRDEVHPGETGVSLADRVVHTVASVAELGIGVGRGLSDLASGAVRGTVELSGEATRALPRLARLGQIQPHTQISLSRLLAEQRRKAPRGELFVFDNRIHTHENAGARIDRVVRGLIQSGVRPAAHVGVLMGTRPSALAAVAALSRIGAVAVLLPPDGDQLPVAVELGNVSRIVADPEHVELAVGTGKEVLALGGGEVRELELKPGWKVVDLEQIDADAVTLPGWYRPDPGLARELAFILFTESHGSLEIKQITNHRWALSAFGTASAADLDRSDTVYCLTPLHHPSSLLATLGGAVAGGSRIALSRSLDPKRFGEEVHRYGVTVVSYTWTMLREILDADETTVHGIHPVRLFIGSGMSPALWNRTIDEFTPAQVLEFYASTEGDVILANVSGAKIGCKGRPLPGTAEVKLAAYDPVTRSLIEDENGFVRECADDEVGLLLGRAGVYAEMQGGALRGIFAAGDAWSPTENLFRRDQDGDYWLVDHKRTVVVSPRGPIYTTPLVDALGCVRKVDLAVVYGIEVDGTEIAVAAMTVKGNGLPAVADIEDAFAHIPVDQWPDILTVVAGIPVGTSYRPSATELRAAGLPSPGPRVRYLDLESGTYKRFTKAVAAHFAEGRGVHAGAPHGSLATGAR, from the coding sequence GTGCGTGTGAGAGCGAACTCGGTGATCGGTCCGGTCCGTCGTGTGGTGGCTACGGCCCAGAACGGGTTGGAGGTGGTCCGGCTCGGCGGTCTGGCCACCGACATCACCCGTTCGCCGTACGTCGTCGTCGAGCGCACCCCCATGTATCGGTTGCGGAGGTACTTCACCGACGCCGAGACCGGCGAGGCCGGCCCCCCGATCGTCCTGGTGCCACCGATGATGATGTCGGCGGACGTCTACGACGTGACCAAGGACCAGGGTGCCGTCAGCGTTCTCCGGGAGATGGGCATCGATCCCTGGGTGGTCGACTTCGGCGAGCCCGACGTCGAGGAGGGTGGGTGGGATCGCAATCTCGCCGATCACGTCATCGCGATCAGTGACATCGTGGAGTTCGTCCGCCGGCAGACCGGCCGTAAGGTGCACCTCGCCGGATACTCCCAGGGCGGAATGTTCGCCTATCAGGCCGCCGCGTACCGGCGCAGCCGGGACATCGCCAGCCTGATCACCTTCGGCAGCCCGGTGGACACCCTCGCCGGTTTGCCGTTCGGCATCCCGGCGGAAGTGGCGTCGAATGCCGCGGACTTCCTCGCCGACCACGTCTTCAGTCGGCTCGCGGTCTCGGGATGGATGGCGCGCACCGGCTTTCAGCTCCTGGACCCGGTGAAGACCCTCCGGTCGCGGGTGGAGTTCCTCCTCCAGTTGCACGACCGCGAAGCATTGCTCCCACGGGAACAGCAGCGCCGCTTCCTCGCCACCGAAGGGTGGGTGGGCTGGTCGGGCCCCGCGGTCGCGGAACTGCTCAAGCAATTCATCGCCCACAACCGGATGATGACGGGCGGATTCGTCATCAAGGACACGGTGGTCTCGCTCGCCGAGATCTCGACCCCCATTCTGGCCTTCCTCGGTGAAGTCGACGACATCGGGCAACCCGTGGCCGTTCGAGGAATCCAGCAGGCCGCACCGAGCGCCGACGTATTCGAATCCTCGCTGAGGGCCGGTCATTTCGGGCTCGTGGTCGGATCAGCGGCCGTCTCGCACAGCTGGCCGACGACGGGGGAGTGGGTGCTCTGGCGCGAGGGGGAGGGCGGCAAGCCCGCCGAGGTGTACGCGATGCGCCGGGACGAGGTCCATCCCGGCGAGACCGGCGTGTCTCTCGCGGACCGTGTCGTGCACACGGTGGCCTCGGTGGCGGAACTGGGCATCGGCGTCGGAAGGGGCCTGAGCGACCTGGCCTCGGGTGCGGTGCGCGGGACGGTGGAGTTGTCCGGCGAGGCGACTCGGGCTCTCCCGCGGCTCGCCCGCCTGGGCCAGATCCAGCCGCACACGCAGATCTCACTGAGCCGCCTGCTCGCCGAGCAGCGTCGCAAGGCGCCGCGCGGTGAGCTGTTCGTCTTCGACAACCGGATACACACCCACGAGAACGCGGGTGCCCGGATCGACCGGGTCGTGCGGGGGCTCATCCAGTCCGGTGTGCGCCCCGCCGCTCACGTCGGAGTGCTCATGGGTACCCGTCCGAGTGCGCTCGCGGCCGTCGCCGCGTTGTCGCGGATCGGTGCCGTCGCGGTGTTGCTGCCCCCGGACGGCGACCAACTGCCCGTCGCCGTCGAGTTGGGGAACGTGTCCCGCATCGTCGCCGATCCGGAGCACGTGGAGCTGGCGGTCGGCACCGGGAAGGAAGTCCTCGCACTCGGCGGCGGCGAGGTGCGCGAGCTGGAGCTGAAGCCGGGATGGAAGGTCGTCGACCTCGAGCAGATCGACGCCGATGCCGTCACCCTGCCCGGGTGGTACCGGCCCGATCCCGGTCTCGCACGTGAACTCGCGTTCATACTCTTCACCGAGTCGCACGGAAGCCTCGAGATCAAGCAGATCACGAATCACCGGTGGGCGCTGTCGGCGTTCGGTACGGCCTCCGCCGCCGATCTCGACCGCAGCGACACCGTCTACTGCCTCACCCCGCTCCACCATCCGTCGAGCCTGCTCGCCACCCTGGGCGGTGCCGTCGCGGGCGGGTCCCGGATCGCGCTGTCCCGCAGCCTCGATCCGAAGCGCTTCGGCGAGGAGGTCCACCGCTACGGCGTCACGGTGGTGAGCTACACCTGGACCATGTTGAGGGAGATCCTCGACGCCGACGAGACGACGGTGCACGGCATCCACCCGGTACGCCTGTTCATCGGCTCCGGCATGTCCCCGGCACTGTGGAACCGGACGATCGACGAGTTCACGCCGGCACAGGTTCTGGAGTTCTACGCGTCCACCGAGGGAGACGTCATCCTCGCGAACGTCTCCGGCGCCAAGATCGGCTGCAAGGGTCGCCCGCTGCCCGGCACCGCCGAGGTGAAGCTGGCCGCCTACGACCCGGTGACACGGTCGCTCATCGAGGACGAGAACGGGTTCGTCCGCGAGTGCGCCGACGACGAGGTGGGCCTGCTGCTCGGTCGCGCCGGCGTCTACGCCGAGATGCAGGGGGGCGCCCTGCGGGGCATCTTCGCGGCAGGTGACGCCTGGAGCCCGACCGAGAACCTCTTCCGGCGCGACCAGGACGGGGACTACTGGCTGGTCGACCACAAACGCACCGTCGTCGTGTCGCCGCGTGGGCCGATCTACACGACCCCGCTGGTCGATGCGCTCGGGTGTGTCCGGAAGGTCGACCTCGCGGTCGTCTACGGGATCGAGGTCGACGGCACCGAGATTGCCGTGGCGGCGATGACGGTGAAGGGCAACGGTCTCCCCGCGGTGGCCGACATCGAGGATGCGTTCGCGCACATCCCGGTGGATCAGTGGCCGGACATCCTCACCGTGGTCGCCGGTATCCCGGTCGGGACGTCGTACCGGCCGAGCGCCACCGAACTGCGCGCCGCAGGGCTCCCGTCGCCCGGGCCGCGGGTGCGCTACCTCGACCTCGAATCGGGCACGTACAAGCGTTTCACCAAGGCCGTGGCCGCTCATTTCGCCGAGGGGCGAGGAGTGCATGCCGGGGCTCCACATGGTTCCCTCGCCACCGGGGCGCGGTAG
- the argH gene encoding argininosuccinate lyase, whose protein sequence is MTDATPHGTNEGALWGGRFESGPAAAMAALSKSTHFDWVLAPYDIRASKAHARVLHRAGLLSEADLATMQDGLDGLAADVASGAFAPAESDEDVHGALERGLIERVGPEVGGRLRAGRSRNDQVATLFRMWLRDAVRRVAAGVLDVVDALTAQAATHPAAVMPGKTHLQAAQPVLLSHHLLAHAHPLLRDVERLRDFDRRAAVSPYGSGALAGSSLGLDPEAIAADLGFDSSAENSIDATSSRDFAAEAAFVLAMIGVDLSRMAEEVILWSTPEFGYVTLADAWSTGSSIMPQKKNPDVSELTRGKSGRLIGNLTGLLATLKAQPLAYNRDLQEDKEPVFDSVAQLELLLPAIAGLVGTLEFHTDRMAELAPAGFTLATDIAEWMVRQGVPFRVAHEAAGGCVRAAEARGVGLADLTDAELAAVDAALTPEVREVLTVAGSIASRDARGGTSGVRVREQLDRVAALATTLRSWTV, encoded by the coding sequence ATGACGGATGCCACCCCTCACGGGACCAACGAGGGCGCGTTGTGGGGCGGCCGGTTCGAGTCCGGACCGGCCGCCGCCATGGCGGCACTGAGCAAGTCGACCCACTTCGACTGGGTACTCGCGCCGTACGACATCCGGGCGTCGAAGGCCCATGCGCGGGTACTGCACCGGGCGGGGCTGCTGTCGGAAGCCGACCTCGCCACCATGCAGGACGGCCTCGACGGTCTCGCCGCAGACGTCGCGAGCGGTGCCTTCGCACCCGCCGAGTCCGACGAGGACGTGCACGGCGCCCTCGAACGAGGGCTCATCGAGCGGGTGGGCCCGGAGGTCGGCGGGCGCCTGCGCGCCGGGCGCTCGCGCAACGACCAGGTCGCCACGCTGTTCCGGATGTGGCTGCGGGACGCGGTGCGCCGGGTCGCCGCGGGAGTCCTCGACGTGGTGGACGCGCTCACCGCGCAGGCGGCCACGCATCCCGCCGCCGTGATGCCGGGCAAGACGCACCTGCAGGCGGCCCAGCCGGTTCTGCTGTCCCACCACCTGCTCGCCCACGCCCATCCTCTGCTCCGGGACGTGGAGCGGTTGCGCGATTTCGACCGCCGCGCCGCGGTCTCGCCCTACGGCTCCGGTGCGCTCGCCGGGTCGTCGCTGGGACTGGACCCGGAGGCGATTGCGGCAGATCTGGGGTTCGATTCGTCGGCGGAGAACTCCATCGACGCGACGTCCTCCCGGGATTTCGCCGCGGAGGCGGCGTTCGTGCTCGCGATGATCGGTGTGGACCTGTCCCGGATGGCGGAAGAGGTGATCCTCTGGAGCACACCGGAATTCGGCTATGTGACGCTGGCCGACGCATGGTCGACCGGGTCGTCCATCATGCCGCAGAAGAAGAATCCGGACGTCTCCGAACTGACCCGGGGCAAGTCCGGTCGACTCATCGGCAACCTCACCGGTCTGCTCGCGACGCTCAAGGCACAGCCCCTGGCCTACAACCGTGATCTGCAGGAGGACAAGGAGCCGGTCTTCGATTCGGTGGCTCAGCTCGAACTGCTCCTGCCCGCGATCGCAGGTCTGGTCGGCACCCTCGAGTTCCACACCGATCGGATGGCCGAGCTCGCGCCCGCGGGCTTCACCCTCGCCACCGACATCGCCGAGTGGATGGTGCGGCAGGGGGTGCCCTTCCGGGTGGCCCACGAGGCCGCGGGCGGGTGCGTACGCGCCGCCGAGGCCAGGGGAGTGGGCCTCGCGGATCTCACCGACGCGGAGCTTGCCGCCGTGGACGCGGCGCTGACGCCGGAGGTCAGGGAGGTGCTCACCGTGGCCGGGTCGATCGCGTCCCGCGACGCACGCGGGGGAACTTCGGGCGTTCGCGTGCGGGAGCAACTCGACCGTGTCGCGGCGCTCGCGACGACACTGCGTAGCTGGACGGTGTGA
- a CDS encoding argininosuccinate synthase, with translation MADRVVLAYSGGLDTSVAISWIGKETGKEVVAVAIDLGQGGEDMEVVRQRALDCGAVESVVVDARDEFADEYCLPTIQANALYMDRYPLVSAISRPLIVKHIVQAARDHGGTVVSHGCTGKGNDQVRFEVGFGALAPDLDVIAPVRDYAWTREKAIAFAEENKIPINVSKKSPFSIDQNVWGRAVETGFLEDLWNAPTKDVYSYTEDPTVHWQTPDELIITFDKGRPIAIDGRPVSVLEAIQELNQRAGAQGVGRLDVVEDRLVGIKSREVYEAPGAMVLITAHQELEHVTLERELGRFKRQTEQRWSELVYDGLWFSPLKDALDTFVQKTQEHVSGDIRLVLHGGSVVVNGRRSGESLYDFNLATYDEGDSFDQSNAKGFVHIHGLSSKVAAKRDLGL, from the coding sequence ATGGCCGATCGCGTCGTACTCGCCTACTCGGGTGGGTTGGACACCTCCGTCGCCATCAGCTGGATCGGCAAGGAGACCGGCAAGGAAGTCGTCGCCGTCGCGATCGATCTGGGTCAGGGCGGGGAGGACATGGAGGTCGTGCGTCAGCGCGCCCTCGACTGCGGTGCGGTCGAGTCCGTCGTCGTCGACGCGCGCGACGAGTTCGCCGACGAGTACTGCCTCCCCACCATCCAGGCCAACGCCCTCTACATGGACCGTTACCCGCTGGTGTCGGCGATCAGCCGTCCGCTGATCGTCAAGCACATCGTCCAGGCGGCCCGGGACCACGGCGGCACCGTCGTGTCCCACGGCTGCACCGGCAAGGGCAACGACCAGGTGCGTTTCGAGGTCGGCTTCGGTGCCCTGGCACCGGACCTGGACGTCATCGCCCCGGTCCGTGACTACGCGTGGACGCGGGAGAAGGCCATCGCCTTCGCCGAGGAGAACAAGATCCCGATCAACGTCTCCAAGAAGTCGCCGTTCTCCATCGACCAGAACGTCTGGGGACGCGCGGTGGAGACCGGGTTCCTCGAGGACCTGTGGAACGCGCCGACCAAGGACGTCTACAGCTACACCGAGGACCCTACGGTGCACTGGCAGACACCGGACGAGCTGATCATCACCTTCGACAAGGGCCGCCCGATCGCGATCGACGGTCGCCCGGTGTCCGTGCTCGAGGCCATCCAGGAACTCAACCAGCGGGCCGGTGCCCAGGGCGTCGGCCGCCTCGACGTCGTCGAGGACCGCCTCGTCGGCATCAAGAGCCGCGAGGTGTACGAGGCGCCGGGCGCGATGGTCCTCATCACCGCGCACCAGGAGCTCGAGCACGTCACCCTCGAACGCGAGCTGGGTCGCTTCAAGCGTCAGACCGAGCAGCGCTGGAGCGAGCTGGTCTACGACGGCCTCTGGTTCTCGCCGCTCAAGGACGCGCTGGACACCTTCGTGCAGAAGACGCAGGAGCACGTCTCCGGTGACATCCGCCTGGTCCTCCACGGCGGTTCGGTGGTCGTCAACGGCCGGCGCAGCGGAGAGTCGCTGTACGACTTCAACCTCGCCACGTACGACGAGGGCGATTCGTTCGACCAGTCCAACGCCAAGGGCTTCGTCCACATCCACGGACTGTCCTCGAAGGTCGCCGCGAAGCGGGATCTGGGCCTGTAA
- a CDS encoding arginine repressor: MSTTSESRAGRGTAGGPARTRAGRQARIIAILSNNPVRSQTELAALLAAEGIEATQATLSRDLEELGAVKLRGADGGAGVYVVPEDGNPVRGVSGGTDRLSRLLGDLLVSTDASGNLAVLRTPPGAAHYLASALDRASLPEVVGTIAGDDTIMVVAREPMTGAQLAAKIESLA; the protein is encoded by the coding sequence GTGAGCACCACCTCCGAATCCCGGGCGGGTCGCGGCACCGCGGGCGGCCCGGCCCGGACCCGAGCCGGGCGTCAGGCCAGGATCATCGCGATCCTGTCGAACAACCCGGTCCGCAGCCAGACCGAACTGGCCGCGTTGCTCGCCGCCGAGGGGATCGAGGCCACGCAGGCCACTCTCTCGAGGGACCTCGAGGAACTCGGCGCCGTCAAGCTGCGCGGTGCCGACGGCGGTGCCGGGGTCTACGTCGTCCCGGAGGACGGCAATCCCGTGCGCGGCGTGTCCGGCGGTACCGACCGGCTGTCCCGCCTCCTCGGTGATCTGCTCGTCTCCACCGACGCCAGCGGCAATCTCGCCGTGCTGCGAACTCCGCCGGGGGCGGCGCACTATCTGGCCAGTGCACTCGATCGGGCATCATTACCCGAAGTGGTGGGCACCATCGCCGGGGATGACACGATCATGGTGGTGGCACGCGAACCGATGACCGGCGCGCAGCTGGCCGCGAAGATCGAGTCGCTCGCCTGA